The Novosphingobium kaempferiae genome includes a window with the following:
- a CDS encoding 2-oxoadipate dioxygenase/decarboxylase family protein, with protein MSIATGNAAQAPETLLKLLQPTLGEERARWVLDTLEIDPALAGSADYASRAQVAMALNAALFADLLDRAPTAARYVERMRQAGEPIVFDHGALRTIDGATGALPSGHEAFGRFLSALGYVVGGLYPLPALTMTGRAYVHLDLPASVPQFFVSELHIAQLPEAAQAAAARIFGDSADPLGDDEWRALDALARDGGCSIEDGVTVVRGALRAFNRQHPAPALADYEALLEHSKEGAWIATEGNAFNHATTRVPDVIAHAEALKSESFPLKPAVEISRNGRVRQTAILADKVSRPFVLGDGSTVERAVPGSFYEFISRDLVPESGLLDLTFDSGNATGIFAVTREQA; from the coding sequence ATGTCCATCGCCACGGGTAACGCCGCGCAAGCCCCGGAAACGCTGCTGAAACTGCTCCAGCCCACGCTCGGCGAGGAGCGCGCGCGATGGGTGCTGGACACGCTGGAGATCGACCCTGCGCTTGCCGGTTCAGCCGACTACGCCAGCCGCGCGCAGGTGGCGATGGCGCTCAACGCCGCGCTGTTCGCCGACCTGCTCGACCGCGCGCCCACCGCCGCGCGCTATGTCGAGCGGATGCGGCAGGCGGGCGAGCCCATCGTCTTCGACCACGGCGCGCTGCGCACCATCGACGGCGCGACCGGCGCGCTGCCGTCCGGGCACGAGGCTTTCGGCCGTTTCCTCAGCGCTTTGGGCTATGTCGTGGGCGGGCTCTATCCGCTGCCTGCGCTGACGATGACGGGGCGCGCCTATGTGCATCTCGACCTGCCCGCCAGCGTGCCGCAGTTCTTCGTTTCCGAGCTTCACATCGCCCAGCTTCCCGAGGCGGCGCAGGCCGCTGCGGCACGGATTTTCGGGGATTCCGCCGATCCGTTGGGGGACGACGAGTGGCGCGCGCTCGATGCGCTGGCGCGCGATGGCGGCTGTTCGATCGAGGACGGCGTCACCGTCGTGCGCGGGGCGCTGCGCGCGTTCAACCGGCAGCATCCCGCCCCGGCGCTGGCCGACTACGAGGCGCTGCTGGAGCACAGCAAGGAAGGCGCCTGGATCGCCACCGAGGGCAATGCCTTCAACCATGCGACGACCCGCGTGCCGGACGTCATCGCCCATGCGGAAGCGCTGAAATCCGAGAGTTTTCCGCTGAAACCGGCGGTCGAGATATCCCGCAACGGGCGCGTGCGGCAGACCGCGATCCTTGCCGACAAGGTGTCCCGCCCCTTCGTTCTGGGCGATGGCAGCACCGTGGAACGCGCGGTTCCCGGCTCGTTCTACGAGTTCATAAGCCGTGATCTCGTGCCGGAATCGGGGCTCCTCGACCTGACGTTCGACAGCGGCAATGCGACCGGAATCTTCGCGGTCACGAGGGAACAGGCATGA
- the glk gene encoding glucokinase: MSTQIVAVDIGGTHARFAIATIGDDGKITLGEPATLHTKDHGSFQLAWQAFRDMNGGTLPDAVAMSVAGPVGNEVIKFTNNPWILRPAKIEEMLGPTRQTIINDFAAVGYAVACADDADFLHLTGPDEPLPPSGTLSVLGPGTGLGVAHLYRDGKGGYHVQATEGGHTDYAPLDLIEDAILARLRKRHTRVSVERIVSGPGIVDIYATLAAMEHKAIYELTDVEIWTAAANGEDSLAVAAVDRFCLALGAAAGDCALAQGASGVVIAGGLGYRIRETIKTSGFAERFRAKGRFAGLMASLPVKLITHPQPGLFGAAAAFAREHLQ; this comes from the coding sequence GTGAGTACGCAGATCGTAGCCGTCGACATCGGCGGCACGCACGCCCGCTTCGCCATCGCCACCATCGGCGATGACGGAAAGATCACGCTGGGCGAACCGGCGACGCTCCACACCAAGGATCACGGCAGCTTCCAGCTGGCGTGGCAGGCGTTCCGCGACATGAACGGCGGCACCCTGCCCGATGCCGTCGCCATGTCGGTGGCGGGCCCGGTGGGGAACGAGGTCATCAAGTTCACAAACAACCCCTGGATCCTGCGCCCCGCGAAGATCGAGGAGATGCTCGGCCCCACGCGCCAGACCATCATCAACGACTTCGCCGCCGTCGGCTACGCAGTCGCCTGCGCCGATGACGCCGACTTCCTCCACCTCACCGGCCCGGACGAGCCGCTGCCGCCCTCGGGCACGCTTAGCGTCCTCGGACCGGGCACCGGCCTTGGCGTCGCGCACCTCTATCGCGACGGCAAGGGCGGCTACCATGTGCAGGCGACCGAGGGCGGCCATACCGACTACGCCCCGCTCGACCTCATTGAGGACGCGATCCTTGCCCGCCTGCGCAAGCGGCACACGCGCGTATCGGTGGAGCGCATTGTCTCCGGGCCCGGGATCGTCGATATCTATGCGACGCTCGCGGCGATGGAGCACAAGGCCATCTACGAACTCACCGACGTCGAGATCTGGACCGCCGCCGCCAATGGCGAGGACAGCCTTGCCGTCGCCGCCGTTGACCGCTTCTGCCTCGCCCTCGGCGCGGCGGCGGGCGACTGCGCGCTGGCGCAGGGCGCAAGCGGCGTCGTGATCGCGGGCGGCCTCGGCTACCGCATCCGCGAAACCATCAAGACCTCCGGCTTTGCCGAGCGTTTCCGCGCCAAGGGCCGCTTCGCCGGCCTCATGGCCAGCCTGCCCGTCAAGCTCATCACTCACCCGCAGCCCGGCCTGTTCGGCGCGGCGGCCGCATTCGCAAGGGAGCACCTCCAGTAA
- the eda gene encoding bifunctional 4-hydroxy-2-oxoglutarate aldolase/2-dehydro-3-deoxy-phosphogluconate aldolase has product MTTASEAVEKVMRLAPVIPVLVIEDIEHALPIAEALVAGGLPALEVTLRTECAIEAIKVMKQVPGAVVGAGTVLTPDDLKRSIDAGAEFIVSPGLTPMLAEAAYKSKIPFLPGTANASDVMFALECGFDRLKFFPAMAAGGPPALKAISAPLAAAKFCPTGGVTPQNAPEWLTLDAVICVGGSWMVPKGKPDVAKIEAEARAAAGLAR; this is encoded by the coding sequence ATGACTACTGCATCCGAAGCCGTCGAAAAGGTCATGCGCCTCGCCCCGGTGATCCCCGTGCTGGTCATCGAGGATATCGAGCATGCCCTGCCCATCGCCGAGGCTCTGGTGGCGGGCGGCCTGCCCGCTCTGGAAGTCACCCTGCGCACCGAATGCGCGATCGAGGCGATCAAGGTGATGAAGCAGGTTCCCGGCGCCGTCGTCGGTGCGGGCACGGTGCTGACGCCCGACGACCTCAAGCGCTCGATCGACGCGGGCGCCGAGTTCATCGTCTCCCCCGGCCTCACGCCGATGCTGGCCGAAGCCGCCTACAAGTCGAAGATCCCGTTCCTGCCGGGCACTGCCAACGCCAGTGACGTGATGTTCGCGCTGGAATGCGGGTTCGACCGCCTGAAGTTCTTCCCGGCCATGGCCGCGGGCGGCCCGCCTGCGCTCAAGGCGATCTCCGCCCCGCTCGCGGCGGCGAAGTTCTGCCCGACCGGCGGCGTCACCCCGCAGAACGCGCCGGAATGGCTCACGCTTGACGCGGTGATCTGCGTCGGCGGCAGTTGGATGGTGCCCAAGGGCAAGCCTGACGTCGCCAAGATCGAGGCGGAAGCCCGCGCCGCTGCGGGGCTCGCCCGCTGA
- a CDS encoding NAD(P)H-dependent flavin oxidoreductase, translated as MAILERLGVNLPLIQAPMAGTSTPLMAAEVSNAGALGSIAVGATDAAGARAMIAEVRERTQRPFNVNLFVHPTPVADAEREAEWIEWLRPRFAEFGAEPPVALQSPYTSFADDAEMLALLVEVAPPVVSFHFGLPSAEAIAALRERGIVLLATATNVEEARVIEAAGIDGIVAQGIEAGGHRGMFDPAAPDTQLGTMALTRLLVRDTGLPVIAAGGIMDGAGIAAALDLGAEAAQLGTAFVGCPESAADEGYRAALMGAGAWHTTLTPLVSGRPARALANRFTGLSAEVGDRRPPDYPIAYHAGKALNAAARARGEYGFGAQWAGQGAPLARAMPAAELVATLMAELAVAQSR; from the coding sequence ATGGCCATTCTCGAACGCCTCGGCGTGAACCTGCCGCTGATCCAGGCCCCGATGGCGGGGACCAGCACGCCGCTGATGGCCGCCGAGGTGTCGAACGCGGGCGCGCTCGGGTCCATCGCGGTCGGGGCCACCGATGCTGCCGGAGCGCGGGCAATGATCGCCGAGGTCCGGGAGCGGACGCAAAGGCCGTTCAACGTCAATCTCTTCGTCCATCCGACGCCCGTCGCCGATGCGGAGCGGGAGGCGGAATGGATCGAGTGGCTGCGCCCGCGCTTCGCGGAGTTCGGCGCGGAACCGCCGGTGGCCTTGCAATCGCCCTATACCAGCTTCGCGGATGACGCGGAGATGCTGGCGCTGCTGGTGGAAGTCGCGCCGCCGGTGGTCAGCTTTCACTTCGGGCTTCCTTCGGCCGAGGCCATCGCCGCGCTGCGCGAGCGCGGCATCGTGCTGCTCGCCACGGCCACCAATGTCGAGGAGGCGCGCGTGATCGAGGCGGCGGGGATCGACGGCATCGTGGCGCAGGGGATCGAGGCGGGCGGCCATCGCGGGATGTTCGACCCTGCCGCACCCGATACGCAGCTCGGCACCATGGCGCTGACGCGGCTGCTGGTGCGCGATACAGGGCTGCCGGTGATCGCGGCGGGCGGGATCATGGACGGAGCGGGCATAGCCGCCGCGCTCGACCTTGGGGCGGAGGCGGCGCAGCTTGGGACGGCCTTTGTCGGCTGCCCGGAATCGGCGGCGGACGAGGGCTATCGCGCGGCGCTGATGGGGGCGGGGGCATGGCATACCACGCTTACGCCGCTGGTTTCGGGGCGTCCGGCGCGGGCTCTGGCGAACCGCTTTACGGGGCTTTCGGCTGAGGTCGGGGATCGCAGGCCGCCGGACTATCCCATCGCTTATCATGCCGGGAAGGCGCTGAACGCTGCCGCCAGGGCGCGGGGAGAGTACGGCTTCGGTGCGCAGTGGGCGGGGCAGGGCGCTCCGCTGGCGAGGGCGATGCCGGCGGCGGAACTGGTCGCGACCTTGATGGCGGAATTGGCTGTGGCGCAATCGCGTTAA
- the edd gene encoding phosphogluconate dehydratase, which translates to MTNLHPVVARVTDRIIERSKDSRARYLDMIARETDKHSDRSFLSCSNLAHGFAASGEDKATIAGNKAINLGIVTAYNDMLSAHQPYGRYPEQMKLYAREVGATAQVAGGVPAMCDGVTQGFDGMELSLFSRDVIALSTGVALSHAMFDGMALLGICDKIVPGLVIGALRFGHLPAVFVPSGPMPTGISNKEKQKVRQLYAEGKVGREELLASESASYHSPGTCTFYGTANSNQMMMEMMGLHVPNAAFIPPNTPLRQALTRAATHRLAAITRKGEDYRPMAKMVDEKAIVNAIAGLLATGGSTNHAIHLPAMARAAGIQIDWQDFDELSSVVPLITRAYPNGSGDVNHFHAAGGMAWVIRELLDGGLAHRDILTVAEGGMDAYADEPVLVDGELGWTPAPAVSGDDTMLRPVSNPFLPDGGMRLVQGNLGRGTFKTSAVDAERWTIEAPARVFDDQEGVIKAFKAGELDRDVVVVVRFQGPRANGMPELHKLTPPLGVLQDRGFKVALVTDGRMSGASGKVPAAIHVTPEALGNGPLAYLRDGDIVRLSAEDGTISTTADLSGREPAAPPPPAFGMGRELFAMFRVNASSAEHGGSSMLEVAGL; encoded by the coding sequence ATGACCAACCTCCACCCGGTGGTCGCGCGCGTCACCGACCGTATCATCGAGCGGTCGAAGGACAGCCGCGCGCGCTATCTCGACATGATCGCGCGTGAGACGGACAAGCATTCCGACCGCAGCTTCCTGTCGTGTTCCAACCTCGCGCACGGCTTCGCCGCCTCGGGCGAGGACAAGGCGACTATCGCGGGCAACAAGGCGATCAACCTCGGCATCGTCACCGCCTACAACGACATGCTGTCGGCGCATCAGCCCTATGGCCGCTACCCGGAGCAGATGAAGCTCTACGCGCGTGAAGTCGGCGCGACGGCGCAGGTCGCGGGCGGCGTGCCCGCCATGTGCGACGGCGTGACGCAGGGCTTCGACGGCATGGAACTGTCGCTGTTCAGCCGCGATGTCATCGCGCTGTCCACCGGCGTCGCCCTGTCCCACGCGATGTTTGACGGCATGGCGCTGCTGGGCATCTGCGACAAGATCGTCCCCGGCCTCGTCATCGGCGCGCTGCGCTTCGGCCACCTGCCCGCCGTCTTCGTCCCCTCCGGCCCGATGCCCACCGGCATCTCCAACAAGGAGAAGCAGAAGGTCCGCCAGCTCTACGCCGAAGGCAAGGTCGGCCGCGAGGAACTGCTGGCGAGCGAGAGCGCAAGCTACCACTCGCCCGGCACCTGCACCTTCTATGGCACCGCCAACTCCAACCAGATGATGATGGAGATGATGGGCCTGCATGTGCCCAACGCCGCCTTCATCCCGCCCAACACGCCGCTGCGTCAGGCGCTGACCCGCGCCGCCACTCACCGCCTCGCCGCGATCACCCGCAAGGGCGAGGACTATCGCCCGATGGCGAAGATGGTGGACGAGAAGGCGATCGTGAACGCCATCGCGGGCCTGCTGGCGACCGGCGGCTCGACCAACCACGCTATCCACCTGCCCGCCATGGCGCGCGCGGCTGGCATCCAGATCGACTGGCAGGACTTCGACGAACTCTCGTCCGTAGTCCCGCTCATCACCCGCGCCTATCCGAACGGCTCGGGCGACGTGAACCACTTCCACGCGGCGGGCGGCATGGCCTGGGTGATCCGCGAACTGCTCGACGGCGGCCTCGCCCACCGCGACATCCTGACCGTGGCCGAAGGCGGCATGGACGCCTATGCGGACGAGCCGGTGCTGGTCGACGGCGAACTCGGCTGGACCCCGGCCCCTGCCGTCAGCGGCGACGACACGATGCTGCGCCCGGTCTCCAACCCGTTCCTGCCCGATGGCGGCATGCGTCTGGTGCAGGGCAACCTCGGTCGCGGCACCTTCAAGACCAGCGCCGTCGATGCCGAACGCTGGACGATCGAGGCTCCGGCCCGCGTGTTCGACGACCAGGAAGGCGTCATCAAGGCCTTCAAGGCCGGCGAACTGGACCGCGATGTCGTCGTCGTCGTCCGCTTCCAGGGCCCGCGCGCCAACGGCATGCCCGAACTCCACAAGCTGACCCCGCCGCTGGGCGTGCTGCAGGATCGCGGCTTCAAGGTTGCGCTGGTGACGGACGGGCGCATGTCGGGCGCATCGGGCAAGGTGCCCGCCGCGATCCACGTCACGCCCGAGGCTCTCGGCAACGGCCCCCTCGCATACCTGCGCGACGGCGACATCGTGCGCCTCTCGGCCGAGGACGGCACGATCTCGACCACCGCCGACCTCTCCGGCCGCGAGCCCGCCGCGCCCCCGCCGCCCGCCTTCGGCATGGGCCGCGAACTCTTCGCGATGTTCCGCGTCAATGCGTCGAGCGCCGAGCACGGCGGTTCCTCGATGCTGGAGGTCGCGGGCCTGTGA
- a CDS encoding sensor histidine kinase, with the protein MTIEGVHLLEHLQTPAMMIARGQVRFANSAAKALLGAHIVGQDVRIAIREPRAVAAILSDEGGSARVKGLSTGGSVWEVDCKVVGPNERLVSLYDLSERVSVAKSHADFVANASHELRTPLANVIGYCETLLNPKAGGDEALRNRFLGTIRHEAQRMQALISDLMSLSRIEAVKHEAPSDSLDVVLLAHEVAGEFRGTMEVQVRANRDEAVIAGDRGQLSQVLRNLIDNARKYAKPEGPVEVSVEAAATGWVLVTVRDEGDGIPPEHLPRVTERFYRADTSRSRAVGGTGLGLSIVKHIVERHRGRFDIESRQGVGTTASLMLPLRTE; encoded by the coding sequence ATGACCATCGAGGGCGTTCACCTCCTCGAACATCTCCAGACCCCGGCGATGATGATCGCGCGGGGGCAGGTTCGCTTCGCCAACAGCGCGGCGAAGGCGCTGCTGGGTGCGCATATCGTCGGGCAGGACGTGCGTATCGCCATCCGTGAGCCGCGCGCCGTCGCTGCGATTCTCAGCGACGAGGGCGGCTCGGCGCGGGTGAAGGGGCTCTCCACCGGAGGCTCGGTGTGGGAGGTCGACTGCAAGGTTGTCGGCCCGAACGAGCGGCTCGTCAGTCTCTACGACTTGTCGGAACGGGTCAGCGTGGCGAAGTCGCACGCCGATTTCGTCGCCAATGCCAGCCACGAACTGCGCACGCCGCTCGCCAACGTGATCGGCTACTGCGAAACACTGCTGAACCCCAAGGCGGGCGGGGACGAGGCGCTGCGCAACCGCTTCCTCGGCACCATCCGGCACGAGGCGCAGCGGATGCAGGCACTGATTTCCGACCTCATGTCGCTCTCGCGGATCGAGGCGGTGAAGCACGAGGCGCCTTCGGACAGCCTCGACGTGGTGTTGCTGGCGCATGAGGTCGCGGGCGAATTTCGCGGCACCATGGAGGTGCAGGTTCGCGCCAACCGCGACGAGGCGGTGATCGCCGGTGATCGCGGTCAGCTCTCGCAGGTGCTGCGCAACCTCATCGACAATGCCCGCAAGTACGCGAAGCCCGAAGGCCCGGTGGAAGTCTCGGTCGAGGCGGCGGCCACCGGCTGGGTCCTCGTCACCGTCCGTGACGAAGGCGACGGCATCCCGCCCGAGCACCTCCCGCGCGTGACCGAACGGTTCTATCGCGCCGACACCAGCCGCAGCCGCGCGGTGGGTGGCACCGGGCTCGGCCTCTCGATCGTCAAGCACATCGTCGAGCGCCATCGCGGCCGCTTCGACATCGAGAGCCGACAGGGCGTCGGCACGACGGCCTCGCTGATGCTGCCCCTGCGCACGGAGTAA
- a CDS encoding phosphoenolpyruvate carboxylase has translation MAAPEQQGLRTVDQLDARLQELHKLTAITPLFNPVFQLGLELSRELENGGMSLDDIEALVAEMECEGLRARAARLDRILGTMPLDANDAALDELASKTAEDDDFTAFAVRWQRPAAHVVFTAHPTFLLTAAQTEAVTVSASNGDFSEASVCAASPARDTITLDSEHDAAMAAMARGQKARDRINARLFDLAAARWPKRWKGLNPMPVRFAHWVGYDMDGRTDISWSTSIRYRLEEKAQRLAGYAEALETVAPEIAAQLSRAHAHTMEAVAAFKQDLTDPEALSAAANGLTAEHADKLISLEPIITRLEEEARHADQEQARALLVTAAAMRADGLGMGWIHFRVNASQLQNAIRRRIDPDGKLGLASQAALVRMRELLAEVKPLKSNFAALAIENSTAVRQFLAMAQILGHIDADSPIRMLVAECEEPTTVLAALYFARMFGIDDKVDVSPLFETESALEHGGRFLDAVLAEPAYRDYARRRGRVSIQTGFSDAGRFVGQVPAALAIERLQGRLSEAMAANGLSDVCALIFNTGGESMGRGCHPSSIDDRFDWQMSPWARRRFLRAGIRLEPEVSFQGGDGYLWFGSDELALATLTRMAERPLWDADVNVPTDLFYRRTDLSLDFYRAIRSVQHQHLESSTYSRAITAFGLGLLNDTGSRKSRRQSDLASDRTMSLRQIRAIPHNAILQQLGYPVNVIAGIGTAADGNREEIAGLLRESARGRQIVRLARAANALASIKTVSAYGELFNSAYWASRPYRGGEENIADACLKLAEYLTKDDRTGVYRRLASRLRVDALKLHRLLDLIPDEAPLKDREHTRRSLGVLQALRIALFQHMFLRAVMTPSFSRANDISRDDVLEMFFTLRVEDGLAQLRRAFPVHFPSISDFAVDAPSDYPDSSATGYAQIHKDFIDPIARSYGLSLRITTALANEFGAHG, from the coding sequence ATGGCCGCGCCGGAGCAGCAGGGGCTGCGCACCGTCGACCAGCTCGACGCCCGCCTGCAGGAGCTTCACAAGCTCACCGCGATCACGCCGCTCTTCAACCCGGTGTTCCAGCTTGGCCTGGAACTCTCGCGGGAACTGGAGAACGGCGGAATGTCCCTCGACGACATCGAGGCGCTCGTCGCCGAGATGGAGTGCGAGGGGCTGCGCGCCCGTGCTGCCCGGCTCGACCGTATTCTCGGCACGATGCCGCTCGACGCCAACGACGCGGCGCTCGACGAACTCGCGTCGAAGACCGCCGAGGATGACGACTTCACCGCCTTCGCCGTGCGCTGGCAGCGTCCGGCGGCGCATGTCGTCTTCACCGCCCACCCGACCTTCCTGCTGACCGCCGCCCAGACCGAGGCCGTGACCGTCTCCGCCTCCAACGGCGATTTCAGCGAAGCCTCGGTCTGCGCCGCCTCGCCCGCGCGCGACACCATCACGCTCGATTCCGAGCATGACGCCGCGATGGCCGCCATGGCGCGCGGCCAGAAGGCGCGCGACCGCATCAACGCCCGCCTGTTCGACCTTGCCGCCGCCCGCTGGCCCAAGCGCTGGAAGGGCCTGAACCCGATGCCGGTGCGCTTCGCCCACTGGGTCGGCTACGACATGGATGGCCGCACGGACATCTCGTGGTCCACCTCGATCCGCTACCGGCTCGAGGAAAAGGCCCAGCGCCTTGCCGGTTACGCCGAAGCGCTTGAAACCGTCGCGCCGGAGATCGCCGCGCAGCTCTCGCGCGCCCACGCCCACACCATGGAGGCCGTGGCCGCCTTCAAGCAGGATCTCACCGATCCCGAGGCCCTGTCCGCCGCCGCCAACGGCCTGACCGCCGAACACGCCGACAAACTCATCAGCCTTGAACCCATCATCACCCGGCTTGAGGAAGAGGCCCGCCACGCCGACCAGGAGCAGGCCCGCGCCCTCCTCGTCACCGCCGCCGCCATGCGCGCGGACGGCCTCGGCATGGGCTGGATCCACTTCCGCGTGAACGCCTCGCAGCTGCAGAACGCGATCCGCCGCCGCATCGACCCGGACGGCAAGCTCGGCCTCGCCAGCCAGGCCGCGCTCGTCCGCATGCGCGAGCTGCTGGCGGAGGTTAAGCCCCTCAAGTCCAACTTCGCGGCGCTGGCGATCGAGAACAGCACCGCCGTGCGCCAGTTCCTCGCGATGGCGCAGATCCTCGGCCACATCGACGCCGATTCGCCGATCCGCATGCTTGTCGCCGAGTGCGAGGAGCCGACCACCGTGCTCGCCGCGCTTTACTTCGCGCGCATGTTCGGGATCGACGACAAGGTCGACGTCTCGCCCCTGTTCGAGACGGAATCGGCGCTGGAACACGGCGGCCGCTTCCTCGATGCGGTGCTGGCAGAGCCTGCCTACCGCGATTACGCCCGCCGCCGTGGCCGCGTCTCGATCCAGACCGGCTTCTCGGACGCGGGCCGCTTCGTCGGCCAGGTGCCTGCTGCCCTCGCCATCGAGCGCCTTCAGGGTCGCCTCTCCGAAGCCATGGCCGCCAACGGCCTGTCGGACGTCTGCGCGCTGATCTTCAACACCGGCGGCGAATCGATGGGTCGCGGCTGCCATCCGTCCAGCATCGACGACCGCTTCGACTGGCAGATGTCCCCCTGGGCGCGCCGCCGCTTCCTGCGGGCGGGCATCCGGCTGGAACCCGAAGTCAGCTTCCAGGGCGGCGACGGCTACCTCTGGTTCGGCTCCGACGAACTGGCGCTGGCGACGCTCACCCGCATGGCCGAGCGCCCGCTGTGGGACGCCGACGTCAACGTGCCGACCGACCTGTTCTATCGCCGCACCGACCTCAGCCTCGACTTCTACCGCGCGATCCGTTCGGTCCAGCACCAGCATCTCGAAAGCTCGACCTACAGCCGCGCGATCACCGCGTTCGGGCTCGGCCTGCTTAACGACACCGGCAGCCGCAAGTCGCGCCGCCAGTCGGACCTCGCCTCCGACCGGACGATGAGCCTGCGCCAGATCCGTGCGATCCCGCACAACGCGATCCTGCAGCAGCTGGGCTACCCGGTGAACGTGATCGCGGGCATCGGCACCGCGGCGGACGGCAACCGGGAGGAAATCGCCGGGCTCCTGCGCGAATCCGCGCGTGGCCGGCAGATCGTGCGCCTTGCCCGCGCTGCCAACGCGCTCGCCTCGATCAAGACCGTCTCTGCCTATGGCGAGTTGTTCAACTCGGCCTACTGGGCAAGCCGCCCCTATCGCGGCGGCGAGGAGAATATCGCCGATGCCTGCCTCAAGCTGGCGGAATACCTCACCAAGGACGACCGCACGGGCGTCTATCGCCGCCTCGCCTCGCGCCTGCGTGTCGATGCGCTCAAGCTGCACCGCCTGCTCGACCTCATCCCCGACGAGGCTCCGCTGAAGGACCGCGAGCATACCCGCCGTTCGCTCGGCGTGCTGCAGGCGCTGCGCATCGCGCTGTTCCAGCACATGTTCCTGCGCGCGGTGATGACCCCGTCGTTCAGCCGCGCCAACGACATCAGCCGCGACGACGTGCTGGAGATGTTCTTCACCCTGCGTGTCGAGGACGGCCTCGCCCAGCTGCGCCGCGCCTTCCCGGTGCACTTCCCCTCGATCAGCGACTTCGCGGTGGACGCGCCCAGCGACTACCCGGACTCCAGTGCGACGGGCTATGCGCAGATCCACAAGGACTTCATCGACCCCATCGCGCGGTCCTACGGCCTGTCCCTGCGCATCACCACCGCGCTGGCGAACGAGTTCGGCGCCCACGGGTGA
- the zwf gene encoding glucose-6-phosphate dehydrogenase yields the protein MTQFTSDRLLLFGATGDLSRRMLLPSLCALDAEGLLGPNIEIIGTARSDLDDQGFRNFAREALEQFLPAQRRGGMAQFLNRLSYQPLDANDIDSFHALAQKVGTPKQGLSIFLSTAPSLFEPTIHGLEKSGLACENVRIGLEKPLGIDLESSKVINDAVAHAFPEDRIYRIDHYLGKETVQNLLALRFANLMFEPLWNAAHIDHVQITVAETVGLESRVAYYDDSGALRDMVQNHMLQLLALVAMEPPVSYNATSIRNEKVKVLHSLRKVKPEETVTGQYRAGAIGGKAVPGYDDELGKDSNTETFVAIKAHIDNWRWQGVPFYMRTGKRMPKRTTEIVVQFRDVPHSIFHGRGAKTVPNRLVIGIQPEENITLSLMAKVPGLDRDGYGLRSVPLAILTPDAFADRQRRIAYERLLLDLIEGDQTLFVRRDEVEAQWEWIDAIRAVWEEQEQEPRTYTAGSWGPSAAIALAERDGVTWHE from the coding sequence GTGACGCAATTCACTTCCGATCGCCTGCTCCTCTTCGGCGCCACGGGCGATCTTTCGCGCAGAATGCTCCTCCCCTCGCTTTGCGCGCTCGACGCGGAAGGCCTGCTGGGTCCGAACATCGAGATCATCGGCACCGCCCGGTCCGATCTCGACGATCAGGGCTTCCGCAACTTCGCCAGGGAAGCGCTCGAACAGTTCCTCCCCGCGCAGCGGCGCGGCGGCATGGCGCAGTTCCTCAACCGGCTGAGCTACCAGCCGCTCGACGCCAACGACATCGACAGCTTCCACGCGCTCGCGCAGAAGGTGGGCACCCCGAAGCAGGGCCTGTCGATCTTCCTGTCGACCGCGCCCAGCCTGTTCGAGCCGACCATCCATGGCCTCGAAAAGAGCGGGCTCGCCTGCGAGAACGTGCGCATCGGCCTCGAAAAGCCGCTCGGCATCGACCTTGAATCGAGCAAGGTCATCAACGACGCCGTGGCGCATGCCTTCCCCGAGGACCGAATCTACCGGATCGACCATTACCTCGGCAAGGAAACGGTCCAGAACCTGCTGGCGCTCCGCTTCGCCAACCTGATGTTCGAGCCGCTGTGGAACGCCGCGCACATCGATCACGTCCAGATCACCGTGGCCGAGACGGTGGGCCTCGAATCCCGCGTCGCCTACTACGACGACAGCGGCGCGCTGCGCGACATGGTGCAGAACCACATGCTCCAGCTCCTCGCCCTCGTCGCGATGGAGCCGCCGGTTTCGTACAATGCCACCTCGATCCGCAACGAGAAGGTCAAGGTTCTCCACTCGCTGCGCAAGGTGAAGCCGGAGGAAACCGTTACCGGCCAGTACCGCGCGGGCGCGATCGGCGGCAAGGCGGTGCCCGGCTATGACGACGAACTCGGCAAGGATTCCAACACCGAGACGTTCGTCGCCATCAAGGCCCACATCGACAACTGGCGCTGGCAGGGCGTGCCCTTCTACATGCGCACCGGCAAGCGCATGCCCAAGCGCACGACCGAGATCGTCGTGCAGTTCCGCGACGTGCCGCACTCGATCTTCCACGGCCGCGGGGCGAAGACGGTGCCCAACCGCCTCGTCATCGGCATCCAGCCGGAAGAGAACATCACCCTCTCGCTGATGGCCAAGGTGCCGGGGCTGGACCGCGACGGCTACGGCCTGCGCTCGGTGCCGCTGGCGATCCTGACGCCCGACGCCTTCGCCGACCGCCAGCGCCGCATCGCCTACGAACGCCTGCTGCTCGACCTCATCGAAGGCGACCAGACCCTGTTCGTCCGCCGCGACGAGGTGGAAGCCCAGTGGGAATGGATCGATGCGATCCGTGCCGTCTGGGAGGAACAGGAACAGGAGCCCAGGACTTACACCGCAGGAAGCTGGGGGCCGTCCGCCGCGATCGCCCTTGCCGAACGCGATGGAGTCACCTGGCACGAGTAA